In a genomic window of Thermoproteus tenax Kra 1:
- a CDS encoding NAD(P)/FAD-dependent oxidoreductase — MPKKILILGGGTGGLIMAKELRERLGPQDAEITLVDMNDRTEFRPSYLYVAFGYRRPEQISAPLSLVERYGVKFVKAKVTAIDPANRKVKTTAGDMAYDVLIVALGAETIDTGFPHTWELEPSLKVAETLANVKQGTVVIGVHSMPYRCPPAPIELAMLTHFYYLTRNLRDKVKIVVVHPMKRPFENFGPVAAKWMTSFLQQLGVEYIGVGQNPAIKSLGKNELETATGERVKFDAAFIVPPHKAPDAVLNSDLAKNGWGAIRSPPNGDFRSEKYDDVYLIGDLVAPNLPVGMAGTILHSYAPWVVNNIVADVAGVSIGNPPFRIVGTCALDVGAYGMAAACDFTPYVKKLKPYPDCMFLPPSPVTRIFKEMFEKVYFNWLLGVVP, encoded by the coding sequence ATGCCTAAAAAAATATTGATACTCGGAGGAGGGACTGGCGGCTTGATAATGGCGAAGGAGCTAAGGGAGAGGCTCGGGCCGCAAGACGCAGAGATAACTCTGGTCGATATGAATGACAGAACCGAGTTCAGACCGTCCTACCTCTACGTTGCGTTCGGGTACAGAAGGCCGGAGCAGATATCGGCGCCTCTATCGTTGGTTGAGAGATATGGAGTTAAATTCGTCAAAGCGAAGGTCACTGCGATCGACCCAGCCAATAGAAAGGTGAAGACCACCGCGGGCGATATGGCGTACGACGTCCTCATAGTGGCGTTAGGCGCCGAGACTATCGACACAGGCTTTCCGCATACGTGGGAGCTTGAGCCCTCTCTGAAGGTGGCGGAGACTCTGGCCAATGTGAAACAGGGCACCGTCGTCATAGGCGTCCACAGTATGCCGTACCGCTGCCCGCCCGCCCCCATAGAGCTCGCGATGTTGACGCATTTCTACTACCTCACGAGGAATTTGAGGGACAAAGTGAAGATCGTGGTGGTGCACCCCATGAAGAGGCCCTTCGAGAACTTCGGGCCGGTGGCCGCCAAATGGATGACCAGCTTCCTACAACAGCTGGGCGTGGAGTACATAGGCGTGGGCCAGAACCCGGCCATTAAGTCGTTGGGCAAAAACGAGCTGGAGACAGCCACCGGCGAGAGAGTCAAGTTCGACGCCGCGTTCATCGTCCCGCCGCACAAGGCGCCGGACGCAGTCTTGAACTCGGATTTGGCCAAGAACGGCTGGGGCGCCATCAGGAGCCCGCCCAACGGCGACTTCCGCAGCGAGAAGTACGACGACGTGTACCTCATCGGCGACCTAGTGGCCCCCAACCTGCCGGTCGGCATGGCTGGCACTATACTGCACTCCTACGCCCCCTGGGTCGTCAACAACATAGTGGCCGACGTGGCGGGCGTCTCCATTGGGAATCCGCCGTTCAGAATCGTGGGGACCTGCGCCCTAGACGTCGGAGCCTACGGAATGGCCGCCGCCTGCGACTTCACTCCGTACGTCAAAAAGCTCAAGCCCTACCCTGACTGTATGTTCCTGCCGCCGTCGCCTGTGACTAGGATATTCAAAGAGATGTTCGAGAAAGTGTACTTCAACTGGCTGTTGGGCGTAGTGCCATGA